Within the Mugil cephalus isolate CIBA_MC_2020 chromosome 1, CIBA_Mcephalus_1.1, whole genome shotgun sequence genome, the region GGTTCAAATGAGACGCCTCGCGCGCGTATCGTAAAGAAATCAACGAGGACTACAACTTCTATTTCTGTTTCCCCTCTCGCTGCATTctgcattcatttccatttagcAGCTGCTCATGTTTAGACTACATTTCCCAGGTGTATTTGCATGGAAAGTCACAGGTGTCCTCATGTCATTACAAGCTCCGAGATTAATCTCGGCAACATTTGCCTGCACGAGggcttttgattatttttttaatttatttttattcagccGACTCGAGCGTATCTAGGCTTTTGTTTCAGCCACGAGTGCAGTTTATGTGTAGTTTATTTCGTGTCGCCGTCTTGCAGCTGTAAATATCCACCTGTTTGAGTAACATTTGCTAAAATGCTGGAGTATATTGCTTTTGCGTTATTTAAACTGGGCTCTGTGCCACTGACAGTGTGGGAGAGTTTAAATttggattaaataaaatataataattaaagtaCAACAAGGGTGGAGAATTAACTTTGTATGAATTCATTTGAAAACAGTTTCATATACTCgagaaagacttttatttttaaagggtCGACTATGGGGTATGAtttcaattatatatattttttaaattaattaaaggcTCACAAAATAGCATTTCCAGCTAACAGCTGCTCACGTGTTCCCTTCTACAAACAATCATGAAGCTTTCATTTTAATCAGGCATTCATAAGAGCCGCCCACCAACATAAAGGGTTAAGTTGCACAAAAATCTTGTTTTCTCTGCGTCTGTGCTGCATTTAAGACTTTTCCCGTTCTCaaactcccctcctcctcttcctgtctgtgccAAGATAAAGCCTCAGCTGCtttactgtctgtctgtacATTTAATCGACCTTTCAGCGCATCCTCGGACCGACTGAAAGGGATCAAAGTAATGCGGTGACGCAGGAAACGGTGCGCCGATGAAAAGATGACTCACTGGTTTGATTAAGCAGATCCTGCTGCCGTCACACTCTGTGGATTTATGGAAATGTTCCCCTCAGACTTTGGTGCAGGTGTGACTTGTTCCCTCACGCGCACAAACACGGGAAGTAACTACATTCAGAAGTCCATAGAGAAAGGCGCTCAATTTCAGGAGCTGTCAtcccaggaaaagaaaaaaagaagaaaaaaaaaagaaacctatTGAGTTATtcagatgtgttttcattgtggtttGTGCCTGTGCTCTTCAGCTTGTGGTTTCTCCACCCTGCGAGCTGCTGACTACACAGCCGCCCACTGTATCCACGAGCTGCGTTGTCCATCACTGGgttgaaagtaaaaataaaacaacaacggGCCCTTGAGAGAGACACACGCCTCCTTGTGCGCCCGCCGCGGGCCGTTTCCAATCAAAGCTAAACTGTGGGTGCATTCACACGCAGGCCTCGCCgtggagaggtggtggtggtggtggtggtggtggtggtgaggggggaTGATGATCTTTGTCACTACTGTGTGGCTGCGCCTTAAATGTAATATGGATGCTGGTTTTGCCTttgttgtgaaataaaatacacgTGAGATTCTTGCGGCACGCGGGTAAAAAGGCCTGAGAAGAGGACGCTATAATGGAAGGAGCCACGGTGAGCAATTAGGAGCGTGGAACAAGAGGGATGAAGATAGAAGCGGGCGGGTGAGATGAATAGATAAATGTCCGAAGAAAGGTCTATTTCGGGATTGCCGACACAGACGCACTCACAGCCTCTCCCCTCCTGCCGAGAGCAATCGTCagatcagggtttttttttttttttttttttatccttcagTGCCAGCTGCTGTGGACGTTTCCAAGGttcgctctgtgtgtgtgtgtgtgtgtgtgtgcgctgacaAAACCCCAAAGGTGTTCATTAGCCGAGACCCTGGGGCCCTTGGACGCCACCCGCCGAGGCTCTAACTGCTGCGATGGCTGGGTTTTAAACTCCCGAGCCCCACAGTGATCGCAATTATTTATGAAGAGGGAGATAGGCAGAGCTCGTAAACAGGCGTTTGATGTCCTGCAGAGTCACAGACACTCGGAGGACGTTGTCATTTTCTAGATCTACCGCGGTGCATGTAAAAGATCCTCCACCTGTGTCACGGCGCACAGCTAACGCGCTGGGACATGTGGACTAGTAATCATGGCACATGAAGCCACGTACACGACATGCTTGGCGCTCGGGTGGAAATGTCAGTCATAAGTCGCCAGAGcgctgctgctaggcaactgtttcGTCGGCTAACAGTTTAGCTAGCTAACAAGCGAGTGACTCAATGTAGAAAATGTAAAGGAAAAATAGGTTGATGACGGACATTTTCTCCAGTAACACTTCCACTAGATGGGAAACGTGGCGAACACAACCCTACTTGAAGGCGCCACATAAGAACAAACATGATTTTCgtacagggggaaaaaaacaaatcaaagaaagtTAGGAATCAAAATTGCTTTTAAATTCAGCTTTGCAAATATGACCAAAGAGAACCAAGAGTCCAAACTGGAGGAACTTATTGTAGCTTGTTAGCAGtttaaaaaaggttttccaGACATATTGTCACATTAGCATCCAAGCTAAGTGCACAtgctatgttttattttctcttttcaaatccAGCTAATTGTGAAGATGCTAACCATATTGTTCTACTCCGCGAGCAAGCATGGATTGCTCTAGCTAACattttttgttggattttttttaaaaaaagacagtaaatgGCTAACAAAAGATTGTTTTTGGTTAGTCATTAGCTACACAGCAACTCACTGGATAGCTAGCATAAACAGTACCATCAAAATGTCCCCAAatcctaaaatgacaaaattcagTGGGAGTTACAACgttaaataaacaatttaaGTTATTTTTGTATGGTactggctaacagtagctagcTACTTACCATTAAGAAACACAGACTACATGACTACACACCAAATTTAcattccttttctttattttacaatAAGTAGAAATGATTTGGCAGGCACACAATAACTGAATAGTGGTGTTGCAGCAAAACGGACAACAGCTTGTGTAGCTTCAGCTCTGaaagtctttttaaaaaaagctattATTTATTCTGCACCTTCTAGCCTCAGTTAGTTCATTATAAGGCACTTGAGTTGAACTAATTTCACCGGCCGGACTACAAACACAATGTCTGACCTATAAAATTGGAAATAAAGAGCTAGTCAGGTGTATCGGCAGCCTCTCTGTAGTTTAGTCAACAGTGATTTGACCTCAGCTGGTCAACTTCAGAAACTAAAGCGGTGTCACTAGAAAttacacatttcacacaaatgatCTAATTTATGAAATGTTTCAACACAGAAATGatgtgaatggaaaaatgtggcTTGAGAATAAGTGTCCATGTGCCTGATTAATTTCCAGGTtagataaaatattaattcagttttattctgaaatcaaCGATCGACGATTCTCCGACGAAGAAGCTCTGAAGAAGAACGGCTTTTTCATCCAGTTTTTGTCTcacaataaatcaaaacaattgTGGCTGAAAATTTTATAAATAtgagaacacaaaaaaaaaaaaaaatgtaaaaactgttCAATGACCTTTCCTCTTTGACCTGCTCGGTGAAATGAGGGCGACGTTCCCGGAGAGACAGGAAGTTATGGCAAAGACAGTGTCCACTGAGGATTTGAGTACATGCTAACAAGTAGCAACGCTGGGATCCACATGGGATAAAAGCAATGTGTGATGTATTACATATGCGGTATGAACATGGCAAATGCTTATTAGGACTGTGGAGTGTTAAATACACTGGGAGACGGCTGCACATTCAGTCCGCACGATAACGTCTCTTCGGCTGTGGATTCATAGGAACCACGCAGCTTTGGAAATGTAGCCTCCTTCACAAGACAGACGTTACGATCTGTCGATGTatccacaataaaaaatatctgagagttcaaaaataaatctgtccTTTTTTGTAAACAGAGTTTTCCTTCATTCGTTTCATGTTCTTAGATAAAGCCATTGTTATTGGGAGCTGTGGTATAGAGCGCTCTGTCCAGTCCGTCGCGTCGACAGACGTCCGTCACTCACAGTCCTCTCCGGCTGTGGCGGCCTCTAAGGCGGCGAGAGCCTCGGCCACCATCGAGTCCGTGACGCTCTGCACCTCGTCCTCGCTCTTCTCCGCGCCCACCGAGATCCCGCTCTCCATGGTGGAAACGTCCGTGGCCTTTGGCGGCGTGAGCCCGTCCCTGGTGTCGGCCGAGGACAggctggtggtgctggtgtgGATGTCCACCGACAGGACGCTCCCCTCGTCCCCCGTGTCGCACGGGTACTCCGGCGTCCCTCCCACGCCCTCGTCTATCTCCTCCGTGGACAGGCTCTTCCTGATCCCGCGCTCGGTGACGGAGCCGTCCCACCCGTTCGTCGTCGCCCGGCTCTCGTACTCGTCGGCGTCGGGGTAGACGGGCACCTGGCTCGGGCTGTTTTCCTGCGTCGCCCATCGCGGCCCCTCGGCCTCTGGCTGGATGATGTACAGGCCGCCCTCCGGAGGCGGCGCGCtgccctgctgctgcagctccttgGCGTTCGAGGGCGCGGCGTGCAGCCGGTAGTTGACCTGGTTGTTGTCGACCTCGAGCCTCAGCGTGCTGTCGGTGGACTTGCTGTAGCCCAGGTTTTGGAAGCCATGCTTCTGCTTGTTGTGTCCGCTGTGGGGGTCACCGCTGAGGGCGCCGCCTGAGTGCTGGTGGGGCTGGTAGAGAGAGCTGCCTGCGGAGTCGGGCTTCCTCACATCCACCGCCACAGAGGGGTCGTAGATGTagctgtgagagagagagagagatggagaggtcACACCTGTAGCTGGAGCCATTAATCAGGTCATGTAAATCACGTGGTATCAAACTATGACCAAGAAATGGTTACAAACAAATAATCAGCTCATCagcatgtttctgttctttgatCGATCGCCGTCGTTTCTACTTTCATCTGCTGACTGATCAGTGAAACTGATATAAAACTGTCGCCAACTCTCCAACAAAACATTACTTTGTTGAATTGTCTGTTATTCACTTCATCTTTTGAACATttatcaaggaaaaaaaaatcccattcaTATCTCTCAAAAGATAAATGTGTACCATCCATTTGAACCATCATGACGactaaattagattttttattcaAGCACAGTTAATGTCACAGCACAGTTAACAGAATTAACATCAGCCTCGTCTCATGTTTGTGGTGACTGCAAGGATGCAAATGTTAACAAGCAGTAAAGTAAGAGCTGATAACTCGCCTGTAGAGATTCCTAAAGGACTGTCACTTATCactttattgtattttctgGATTAAATGACTGATGTTTGGTTTGTAAACACTCAGCTCTTTAGCTcgactaaaataaaaagcattaaactgttaaaacaGGAAAGTGgcaagatatttatttttacaggacaaattatttttctgtcagtCTAATAGTGTcagcttttcatcttttcttttttttttatagctcttTCTATATACTCAATGCTAAAATCTACCAGCATCTGTAATGTAATTACAGCTGTCAGATACATTTAGAGGAGCTAAAGTACATTTTAACTAAACCTCAGACAAAGAGAGggtctgtttcttttatttcctggcgTCTTTTGTCTGACTGGGATCCAGCAGACACTGACTGTATCCTGACAGCGACCAGGATATTTCCTTGTGCGGCCGATGCACCTCTCTCAGTGCCACAGTGACGTGTCTGGAAGGTGTACTCTTGGTGTTGACACAGGCTTGGAGCTTCGGCTGTGGCGCAGTTTGAACAGCCCATGAGAATGTCAGATATATTATGCAGAGTGTTGCAGTAAGGAAGTGTGCACAGGGGCGACTCACTCTGACTTTTACCTTCAAcgcttcctttctttctgctgcttacTTTCACAGAGGAAAGGTGACCACAAGAATACTGATGAATGGATGCTACTGTTGGGTCTTTGTGTTGCAAAAATAAGGAGCTGAGAAcattagcctagcctagcttaaaTCGCAGCAACCTTGCTGCAGATGGTCGTCTCCACCTGGCTACACTAACGCCGCTTTTACACTGAAAATACAGCATTGTGTCATCGCGgtaacaacatcatcatcaggcATTTAAGTGTGAACACTGccaggtaaacaatggacagcgtGGATATCAGCACGGAGTCGAATGTTACCTTTGTCGTTTCGTGCATTGCATTGCATATACAAACTCAGCACAGAGTGGAAAACATGTCAGCGCTGCCATGATCcataaaaaatgtgtcatagcacaatacaagctgtatataaacacagtcgcgcATGCGCAGTTCACATCCCACCCCAGCATTTGCTATTTCCTGAGCacgacgtagggctaattcacgtatgcgcttccattaaagATTGTGTAGCTGTATTTGaccaacatgaaaaaaactctctgcccttcagagaccAGTCTAGGGGAGATCTacaggaagactgatcttatgggagtagaccaaaactttgctctgtttcaaTCCTGACGGGACGCACattgacaaaatcagaacgtAACAGggaggtacatcaacgtcattgGGTAATTTAGGGGGACGACGCGGGACCCGTTTCACACTGGGCGAGCTGAGCCAATAAGTTCCTCTGTTGCTGGAAGTGTCATTTGACCCGTAAAGAAACCCACGGCAACACTTTCACACTGCTGGAAACATCTGTGACGACCCTTAACATTGTTGACACACG harbors:
- the zgc:194930 gene encoding uncharacterized protein zgc:194930; its protein translation is MGCQCCRMIKSYIYDPSVAVDVRKPDSAGSSLYQPHQHSGGALSGDPHSGHNKQKHGFQNLGYSKSTDSTLRLEVDNNQVNYRLHAAPSNAKELQQQGSAPPPEGGLYIIQPEAEGPRWATQENSPSQVPVYPDADEYESRATTNGWDGSVTERGIRKSLSTEEIDEGVGGTPEYPCDTGDEGSVLSVDIHTSTTSLSSADTRDGLTPPKATDVSTMESGISVGAEKSEDEVQSVTDSMVAEALAALEAATAGEDCE